A window from Marinagarivorans cellulosilyticus encodes these proteins:
- a CDS encoding type II secretion system protein: MGKQQSGFTLIELVAVIVILGILAATAVPRFVNLQDEASQAAVNGVAGSIESASALNHAVAVAVAAGLTTVGADPFFTVDDCDDAGKLLQNGALPTGYSIATGAEDLTAGETRTCTLTGTNSKTATFVIIGATGGN; this comes from the coding sequence ATGGGTAAGCAACAATCAGGTTTTACATTAATTGAGTTGGTCGCAGTAATTGTGATTTTGGGGATCTTGGCTGCAACTGCGGTTCCGCGTTTTGTAAATTTACAAGACGAGGCCTCACAGGCTGCTGTCAACGGTGTGGCAGGTAGTATTGAAAGTGCTTCGGCGCTAAACCATGCGGTCGCAGTTGCGGTAGCGGCGGGTTTAACGACGGTGGGTGCAGACCCGTTCTTTACTGTTGATGACTGTGACGATGCTGGTAAGCTATTACAGAATGGTGCTTTGCCCACGGGCTATAGTATTGCTACTGGCGCTGAAGATCTCACAGCTGGTGAAACGCGCACCTGTACGTTAACGGGTACAAATAGCAAAACGGCTACGTTTGTCATTATTGGCGCTACTGGTGGTAACTAA
- a CDS encoding pilus assembly FimT family protein: MFINHCKRQKGFSLIELIAVMVIVSIISATAIVRLMPSSLFELQSARDQVVAALFHAQQKALFTPYDIRVTLLGGVVDVRMDENADGLFPSSESIRVGAVQYPLTLVSSVQVSTHTLDYDSLGETTAANISVSKSSKSVSIAVSASGFAQ, from the coding sequence ATGTTCATCAATCACTGCAAAAGACAAAAGGGTTTTTCGCTCATAGAGTTGATTGCAGTGATGGTGATTGTGTCGATTATATCGGCAACAGCAATAGTAAGGTTGATGCCAAGCTCTTTGTTCGAATTACAATCGGCGCGGGATCAAGTGGTTGCGGCTTTGTTCCATGCGCAGCAGAAGGCATTGTTTACGCCTTACGATATTCGCGTTACTTTGCTGGGCGGGGTGGTTGATGTCCGAATGGATGAAAATGCAGATGGCCTTTTCCCTTCTTCTGAAAGCATTCGTGTGGGGGCTGTGCAGTACCCTCTGACACTAGTGAGTAGTGTTCAGGTCTCTACCCACACGTTAGATTATGACTCCCTCGGTGAAACTACTGCAGCTAACATTTCTGTTAGCAAATCTTCTAAGTCCGTTTCTATTGCTGTCTCAGCTTCAGGGTTTGCGCAATGA
- a CDS encoding type II secretion system protein, with translation MSLFALRPLKTAQRGVTLIEVIVFIVVINLAFVAVMQIYGQAVVNTVDPIVRVRATELAKAALDDVLARRFDENTPSGGIPACGSAQGEACVGITADAGYDDVGDFNGYTDNSDANYPISITVTEAGGDLGLAASMARKITVIVGMPDGNQVALAAYKANY, from the coding sequence ATGAGCCTCTTTGCTTTGCGTCCGTTGAAAACTGCCCAGCGCGGGGTAACCTTGATTGAGGTTATTGTTTTTATAGTTGTTATCAACTTGGCATTTGTTGCTGTGATGCAGATATATGGGCAAGCGGTGGTGAACACTGTTGACCCTATTGTGCGTGTGCGCGCCACAGAATTAGCCAAAGCGGCTTTAGACGACGTGTTAGCTCGGCGTTTTGATGAAAATACGCCCTCAGGCGGCATTCCCGCGTGCGGTTCGGCGCAAGGAGAAGCTTGCGTGGGGATTACTGCTGATGCGGGCTATGATGATGTTGGTGATTTTAACGGGTATACCGATAATTCCGATGCTAACTATCCCATATCCATTACTGTTACTGAGGCAGGTGGCGATTTAGGGCTTGCCGCTTCGATGGCAAGAAAAATTACTGTTATCGTCGGTATGCCCGACGGTAATCAGGTGGCTTTGGCTGCCTACAAAGCGAATTACTGA
- a CDS encoding prepilin-type N-terminal cleavage/methylation domain-containing protein, whose translation MFRSVQQDNGGFTLVELIAVIVVLAITSVVGGGFVVSVVDQYQKAQLRSTLVQRGTVTMEQLARQLRMSVPNSLRVSTGGDCVEFMPLIGGAFYTEELPDAENNKAVVDSVDTVEFSLLDGTPSQILVAPLDSTEIYTVAVPSARIAAGDFGVAPYSQAVFSGNHRFLRNSSSRRLLLAEQPKRFCIVGSQLIRYEGYGLDTGGISSASPGGTSVLMSASLEAEGSAFVLTSGSEDRNAALLISLRFADRGESVLLNSRVLVRNAP comes from the coding sequence ATGTTTAGATCTGTGCAGCAGGACAACGGCGGATTTACGCTGGTTGAGCTTATTGCAGTGATCGTTGTGCTTGCTATTACATCGGTTGTTGGTGGTGGTTTTGTCGTTAGCGTTGTTGATCAGTATCAGAAGGCGCAATTGCGCTCCACATTGGTTCAGCGTGGCACGGTCACAATGGAGCAGTTGGCGCGGCAGTTGCGCATGTCTGTTCCGAATTCTTTGCGGGTGAGTACTGGTGGTGATTGCGTCGAGTTTATGCCGTTGATTGGTGGTGCCTTTTATACCGAAGAGCTTCCGGATGCCGAAAATAACAAGGCGGTCGTAGATAGTGTTGATACCGTGGAATTTAGTTTGTTAGACGGTACGCCGAGTCAAATTTTGGTTGCGCCCTTGGATAGCACTGAAATATATACCGTTGCAGTGCCTTCTGCGCGCATTGCGGCAGGTGATTTCGGTGTTGCCCCGTATTCGCAAGCTGTTTTTTCGGGAAATCACCGATTTCTTAGAAACTCATCGAGTCGTCGACTTTTATTGGCCGAGCAACCTAAGCGTTTTTGCATAGTCGGTTCTCAGCTAATTCGGTATGAAGGTTATGGTTTGGATACGGGGGGAATCAGCAGCGCTTCGCCAGGTGGGACTTCCGTGCTTATGTCGGCCAGCCTCGAGGCTGAGGGCAGCGCGTTTGTATTGACTTCTGGTAGTGAAGATAGAAATGCTGCACTTTTAATTTCTTTGCGGTTTGCCGATAGGGGCGAGAGTGTACTGCTAAATAGCAGAGTGTTGGTGCGCAATGCGCCCTAA
- a CDS encoding cation:proton antiporter, whose amino-acid sequence MTTPLIMAMIAVVALASQWTAWYTKLPAILFLLLAGILLGPGLNLLAPDEIFGDLLFPLISLSVAVILFEGSLTLRVEELRQLGTVVHRLVTLGALVSWLVVSLAVHYLFDAGWGISILLGAITVVTGPTVIVPLLRTVRPRAQVANILRWEGIVIDPIGALFAVVVFEFIVTASEGHALAHSMKLFFLVVFWGLFLGGLCGFLLGQILKRRLLPNYLLNLATLTFVFAVFTGSNALAHESGLLAVTVMGMWLANTRGIHIEEILNFKENLTIVLISGLFIILAARIDLNQLLLLGTPVLLLLLVLQFVARPLSVLVATVKTPVTWRERALLAWIAPRGIVAAAVSAIFALRLEGAGVPEAELLVPITFSIIIGTVLLQSLTARFVAKALGVAESAPRGYLIIGANTVARTLAKSLRGLGFRVLLTDSSWDNIRAARMDGLDTFYGNPVSEYADRKLELVGIGRLLCLSPQRELNVVASMRYRSEFGKDELYTLRSSAEAQSTEKHKISADHRGNTLFNADMTYAKLASLLSKGAEIRKTKLTDEFGFEDYIAQGEGQITPLYALNSKGRLYLFVDGGDLKPEPGWQVLGLVSADKTAEKAADKAADKKAESAEKSG is encoded by the coding sequence ATGACGACCCCCCTGATTATGGCCATGATTGCTGTTGTTGCTCTTGCTTCGCAGTGGACCGCTTGGTACACCAAGTTGCCGGCTATTTTATTTTTGCTATTGGCGGGCATTCTATTGGGGCCGGGTTTAAATCTGTTGGCTCCCGATGAGATTTTTGGTGATTTACTTTTTCCTTTAATTTCTTTAAGCGTAGCGGTGATTTTGTTTGAGGGTAGTTTAACGCTGCGTGTCGAGGAGTTGCGACAGTTAGGCACGGTTGTTCACAGGCTTGTGACCTTGGGTGCGCTTGTCAGCTGGCTTGTTGTGAGCTTAGCGGTTCATTACCTATTTGATGCTGGCTGGGGTATTAGTATATTACTTGGGGCTATCACGGTTGTGACGGGGCCAACGGTAATTGTACCGCTGCTAAGAACGGTTAGGCCGCGCGCGCAAGTGGCCAACATACTGCGCTGGGAAGGTATCGTTATCGACCCCATTGGTGCGCTATTCGCGGTTGTTGTGTTTGAATTTATTGTTACAGCTTCTGAGGGGCATGCGCTCGCTCATAGTATGAAGCTGTTTTTTTTAGTGGTGTTTTGGGGGTTGTTTTTAGGCGGTTTGTGCGGGTTTTTGTTGGGGCAAATTTTAAAGCGTCGGTTATTGCCTAACTACCTGTTGAACTTAGCGACCTTAACCTTTGTATTTGCAGTTTTTACCGGTTCCAATGCGTTAGCTCACGAGTCGGGTTTGCTTGCGGTTACGGTTATGGGAATGTGGCTGGCCAATACGCGCGGTATTCATATTGAAGAAATTTTAAACTTCAAAGAAAACCTCACTATCGTGTTAATCAGTGGCCTATTTATTATTCTTGCGGCGCGAATTGATCTTAACCAGTTATTGCTTTTGGGTACGCCAGTTTTATTGCTATTGCTGGTGCTGCAATTTGTTGCGCGGCCGTTATCGGTGTTGGTTGCCACTGTCAAAACGCCAGTCACATGGCGCGAGAGGGCGCTATTAGCTTGGATTGCCCCTCGCGGTATTGTCGCGGCTGCAGTTTCTGCCATATTTGCTTTGCGTTTAGAGGGCGCCGGTGTTCCCGAGGCCGAATTACTCGTCCCCATAACTTTTAGCATTATTATCGGGACTGTTTTACTGCAAAGCTTAACGGCTAGGTTTGTGGCGAAAGCCCTTGGTGTGGCGGAGTCGGCGCCGCGGGGTTACCTTATTATTGGCGCTAATACAGTGGCCAGAACCTTGGCTAAATCGCTTCGTGGCTTGGGGTTTCGCGTGTTACTAACGGATTCGAGTTGGGATAATATTCGGGCTGCGCGGATGGATGGGCTGGATACTTTTTACGGTAACCCTGTGTCTGAGTACGCCGACAGAAAGCTCGAATTGGTGGGTATTGGCCGCTTGTTGTGTTTGTCCCCTCAGCGCGAGCTAAACGTGGTTGCTAGCATGCGGTATCGTTCTGAATTTGGTAAAGACGAGCTTTATACGTTGCGCAGCAGCGCAGAGGCGCAGTCAACAGAAAAGCATAAAATCTCTGCGGATCATCGTGGTAACACCTTATTTAATGCTGATATGACCTACGCCAAGCTGGCGAGCCTATTGAGTAAAGGGGCGGAGATCCGCAAAACGAAACTGACGGATGAGTTTGGTTTTGAAGATTATATTGCGCAGGGCGAAGGGCAAATAACGCCGCTTTATGCGTTAAACTCTAAGGGCCGGTTGTATTTATTTGTGGATGGCGGTGACTTAAAGCCGGAGCCGGGTTGGCAAGTGCTGGGCTTGGTAAGTGCAGATAAAACCGCTGAAAAAGCCGCCGATAAGGCGGCTGATAAAAAAGCAGAGTCGGCTGAAAAATCTGGCTAA
- the serB gene encoding phosphoserine phosphatase SerB — MHELILITIAGSDRPAVTSAVTGILARHSANILDIGQAVIHDTLSLGLLVEFSAEQDSSPAVKEILYAMHDLDMQVKFQPITLESYAEWVSHHGKKRHIVTLLARQITAEQLSCLTGIMAEQGLNIDNISRLSGRVPLEFEESHAPQKERNTKACVEFSARGEPLSPSSLKAAFTEMASRLDVDIAFQADSMYRRTRRLVCFDMDSTLIEAEVIDELAKAQGVGDQVAEITEQAMTGQIDFNESFARRMALLKGLDESVLADIAANLPITEGAEHLLKTLNKLGYKTAILSGGFNYFGRYLQKKLGIDYVFANELEIENGKVTGRVVGTVVNGERKAELLKELAQKENISLEQVIAVGDGANDLPMLSIAGLGIAFRAKPLVKASAKQAISTLGLDAILYLMGFRDREISSPAPSN; from the coding sequence GTGCACGAACTTATTCTGATTACAATAGCCGGTAGCGACCGCCCTGCAGTTACATCAGCGGTTACAGGCATTTTAGCTCGCCATAGTGCCAACATTTTAGATATTGGACAGGCCGTCATACACGACACACTTTCACTTGGCCTTTTAGTTGAATTCTCTGCAGAGCAGGACTCCTCGCCTGCCGTCAAAGAAATTCTCTATGCCATGCACGATCTTGACATGCAGGTGAAATTTCAGCCAATCACCCTTGAGAGTTACGCCGAATGGGTAAGTCACCACGGGAAAAAGCGCCATATCGTCACCTTACTTGCACGGCAAATTACTGCTGAGCAACTGTCTTGCCTTACCGGCATTATGGCCGAACAAGGCTTGAACATCGACAACATTAGCCGCCTTTCAGGCCGAGTTCCACTCGAGTTCGAAGAATCGCACGCGCCACAAAAAGAACGCAATACTAAAGCCTGCGTCGAGTTTTCCGCCCGCGGAGAACCACTATCGCCAAGCAGCCTTAAAGCCGCCTTTACCGAAATGGCATCGCGACTCGATGTAGATATCGCCTTTCAGGCCGATAGTATGTATCGGCGAACCCGCCGATTAGTGTGCTTTGATATGGATTCAACGCTTATCGAAGCTGAGGTTATCGACGAGCTTGCTAAAGCCCAAGGCGTCGGCGATCAGGTTGCCGAAATTACAGAGCAAGCCATGACTGGGCAAATCGACTTTAACGAAAGCTTCGCAAGGAGAATGGCGCTGCTAAAAGGGCTAGACGAAAGCGTACTGGCCGATATCGCCGCCAACCTCCCCATCACCGAAGGCGCCGAGCACCTACTAAAAACCTTAAACAAGCTAGGCTATAAAACAGCGATTTTATCGGGCGGCTTTAATTATTTTGGCCGCTACCTGCAAAAGAAATTGGGCATCGACTACGTTTTTGCCAATGAACTCGAAATTGAAAACGGCAAGGTTACAGGCCGCGTAGTGGGCACTGTCGTCAACGGTGAACGCAAAGCCGAGCTACTTAAAGAGCTTGCCCAAAAAGAAAATATCTCGCTGGAGCAAGTGATTGCCGTTGGCGATGGTGCCAACGACCTTCCTATGCTCAGTATCGCGGGGCTAGGCATTGCTTTTCGCGCCAAACCGCTTGTTAAAGCTAGCGCAAAGCAAGCCATATCAACGCTCGGCTTGGACGCAATTTTGTATCTCATGGGCTTTAGAGACAGAGAAATCAGCTCCCCAGCCCCATCAAATTAG
- a CDS encoding GNAT family N-acyltransferase, whose amino-acid sequence MLDVEQTVNSRFPLFLANKPSVVRKSALRLLKRMAYQNSVNDFLASNIDKGGFEFIDAVFDYFDFSYSVSARDKANIPAEGRVVIVANHPIGTLDGLALLKLIGEVRSDVKVLANDVLASIDALAELIIPLDNMAGGSALLSYKNVQAALSQEQAVIVFPSGEVSRARPSGVKDGAWKSGFLHFSRKACAPILPVYIGAKNSLLFYSASMLFKPFGTALLPREMFNKRSQTIKFKVGALISPAALSTDKLRDKALVKRLRKYIYNVGKNKSTPFQTLKTIAHPESRECLQNELKACELLGETRDGNRIYLVDYRPNSAVMREIGRLREVAFRRVGEGTGNKRDVDKFDVIYRHLVLWDRENLQIAGAYRIGEGAKILASKGECGFYTRSLYTFKPEFKPYLADAIELGRSFVSPNYWGKASLDYLWQGIGAYLARYPARYIVGPVSMSADYPRELMDMLVYFYRTYYAFKDTLATANVPYQLAPESQALCESLFSGKDAEAALAVMQSEFVRKGYKLPVLFKQYMSIFEAGGFASLVFSIDPDFGDCLDGLCMADVTRLKQAKRKRYIPEL is encoded by the coding sequence GTGTTAGATGTAGAGCAAACGGTAAATTCCCGATTTCCTTTATTCTTAGCGAATAAGCCTTCTGTCGTGCGCAAGTCGGCGCTGCGATTATTAAAAAGGATGGCCTACCAGAATAGCGTTAATGATTTTTTAGCTTCCAATATTGATAAGGGCGGTTTTGAATTTATTGATGCTGTTTTTGACTACTTCGATTTTAGTTACAGTGTATCGGCGCGTGATAAGGCTAATATTCCTGCCGAAGGGCGCGTGGTGATTGTTGCCAACCACCCCATTGGCACGCTGGATGGCTTAGCTTTGCTCAAATTGATAGGGGAGGTGAGGTCGGATGTAAAGGTCTTGGCTAATGATGTGTTAGCCAGCATTGATGCTCTAGCTGAATTAATTATCCCGCTAGATAATATGGCCGGTGGTAGTGCTCTTCTGTCGTATAAAAACGTACAAGCCGCATTATCCCAAGAGCAGGCAGTCATTGTTTTTCCTTCGGGTGAAGTGAGCCGGGCGCGACCTTCTGGGGTGAAAGATGGTGCTTGGAAGTCTGGCTTTTTACACTTTTCGCGCAAAGCGTGTGCGCCTATTTTACCGGTTTATATTGGCGCCAAAAATTCATTATTGTTCTACAGTGCTTCGATGCTATTTAAGCCATTTGGCACAGCATTGCTACCGCGCGAAATGTTTAACAAGCGCTCGCAAACCATTAAATTTAAAGTGGGCGCACTTATATCGCCTGCCGCGTTGTCGACAGATAAATTACGCGATAAAGCTTTAGTTAAGCGCTTGCGTAAATATATTTATAACGTTGGAAAAAATAAGTCCACCCCTTTTCAGACGCTAAAAACCATTGCTCACCCTGAGTCACGAGAGTGCCTGCAAAATGAATTAAAAGCCTGTGAACTGCTAGGTGAAACACGCGACGGAAACCGTATTTACTTGGTCGACTACCGGCCTAATTCTGCTGTTATGCGCGAAATTGGGCGCCTTAGGGAAGTCGCTTTTCGGCGCGTAGGCGAGGGAACAGGTAATAAGCGTGACGTTGATAAATTCGATGTTATTTATCGTCATCTCGTATTGTGGGATCGAGAAAACTTGCAAATTGCAGGTGCTTATCGCATAGGCGAGGGCGCGAAAATTTTGGCGTCAAAAGGGGAGTGCGGCTTCTATACGCGCTCGCTTTACACCTTTAAGCCTGAATTTAAGCCTTATTTAGCCGATGCAATTGAGTTAGGTCGTAGTTTTGTAAGTCCAAATTATTGGGGCAAGGCGAGCCTTGATTATTTATGGCAAGGCATAGGCGCTTACTTGGCCCGTTATCCTGCGCGTTACATTGTTGGGCCTGTGAGTATGAGTGCGGATTACCCTCGCGAGCTTATGGATATGCTGGTGTATTTTTATCGCACTTATTATGCATTTAAGGATACGCTAGCGACGGCTAATGTACCTTATCAGTTGGCGCCAGAGTCACAGGCGTTATGTGAATCGCTGTTTTCAGGGAAGGACGCGGAGGCTGCGCTTGCCGTGATGCAAAGTGAATTTGTGCGCAAGGGGTATAAATTACCCGTGTTATTTAAGCAGTATATGTCGATATTTGAGGCTGGCGGTTTTGCTTCGTTAGTTTTTAGTATCGACCCTGACTTTGGTGATTGTCTTGATGGCTTGTGTATGGCTGATGTAACGCGGCTAAAGCAAGCAAAGCGTAAGCGTTATATTCCTGAACTTTGA